GATCGAGGGTATGGAAGGGAAGCGATTGGCGATTGATAGCTCCATCTGGCTTTATCAAGTAAGAATTGCACCATTCTGTGGCAAGACAATTCATATGCTGATGTTACGATCATCACAGTTCCAAGCGACAATGAGGGATAAAGATGGTAGAGTCTTAGTGAATGCACATGTTTTAGGTACGTCCTCAAATGGGTCACTATGGTGTATAAAGTCTGAATATAACCATATTCTTACTTAGGTTTCCTACGTCGGATAAATAAGCTGTTGTTCCACGGGATAAAACCGGTGTTCGTCTTCGATGGAGGTGCTCCGGCGCTCAAGCGATCGACTATCGTGAATAGCAGCTTTATAGCAAACATTTCCATAGCTGACATGATAACAATTTGCAGGCCGAAAGGAAGCGAAAGAAGACCGGCGCTGCTGCCAATCATGCCAAAGTGGCCGAGAAGCTTTTTGCCGCTCAGATGCGTCGCGAAGCGGTGAAGGCGGCACAAGTGTTAGTGATCTCTATTCAGTAAGCTAAGATGGCTTCTGGAGACTGACTGTCCTCAGCGcacaagaacaaaaagaggCAAAGGCAGCGGCTGAGGCAGCTGCAGAGTACGCAAGGCGCTATCCTGACGAAGCCGGAGAACAAATCGCTGAGGGAGCTGTATATCTCGAAGATTTGGAAGGCCGTGCCGGCCCTTCCCGACCTCGTTCTCCCGGACCTGCACAGTCTGAGGGTGCCGACCCAAGTGCAGTACCGACAGACCctgaaaaaagaagaaaataCTTCAAAAAGCATGACCCTTATCGCTTACCTGCAGCCGAGATGCCCACAGTATCGACGTCTGACAGACCAGATGCAAGATTAGCTACAGAGGAGGAGCTCAAACAATTCATAGACGAGGTTCATCCCGAGGACATCGATATAGAATCAGCCGAATTTCGTGCTTTGCCCACCGAGGTCCAGTACGAAATTATCGGTGATTTGCGCATCCGATCCCGTCAACAATCTCATCGCCGACTCGCCGATATGCTTCGCGCCGCACCTACTCCTTTAGACTTTTCCAAGGCGCAAATCAAGCACCTCTCGCAACGTAACGCTTTGACACAGCAGCTTTTAACGGTCACGGATATGGTTGGTAAAGCGCATTTGACCATTCCAGTGAGGATCGCGGCAGAAAGAAACAGGGAGTATGTATtagtgaagaaggacgagactgaaggtggaggatgggcTTTGGGAATCAGAGAGGGGTCGAAGGAGAAGCCAATAGAGGTTGAACCTACAGAACCTAAGACCGAAAGCGAGGATGATTCGGACATTGAACTCGTATCACCGTGAGTTTACTTTTCATGGATCATATTGAGATTTACCTGACGTCCAGAATCCAGGCCTCCACAGGCCGCTATGGATCAAGACCTCCGAGAATACCGTCGTCAACAAGTGCTTGAGGCTATTGCTGCCCGCTACGCTCCCAAACGTCCGGCCCGGGCCCCTCTCGACGTTGCTGTCACACCCTTTGGGCCGTCACGAACGGCGTCATCCAAGCCGTTATTCGATGTTGAtggcgagggagaagaagaagttgtgCCGACAGCTAACGATGAAGCTTTAGCATTGGCTCTGcaacaagaagagctgggagacgatgagatggaggtCGATGAAGATCTGGCGAAAGCCTTGGCTCTCAGTCGTAGAGATGCTGAAAGGAAATCAAGGAGCGAAAATGAAGGATTCAGAGTTGTTGGCGTTGAAAAAGACGAATtgatagaagaagaggacggaGATATGGAAGAGGTAGATCTCGTGCCTAGTGGCACTGTGACACCCGCTCAGGTTGACGTAGAGGCAGAGGCtagcgaagatgaggacgaaTTTGAAGAAGTCGACACGTCATCAACGACGTTGAGCTCTTCTCGGGTGTCACTAGGTGCTTCTATCGCCCCAGGCATGGAAACCCTGGAAATTGCTGCCACTCATCCGAATTCTACGCGAATGATCAACCCTATAgttgtggatgatgatgatgatgacgatgatgaaggagatcCAGTTGTGTCAACATTTACAGAGAAGGGGGGTCCTGTCTACCGACCTCCCACGGCGTCGGACCTGCCCGAAAGAGCCGCCCAGTCATCTGGCGAACAAGCACTGCCTgcaatctcttctcttccccagATGTCACAATCGACAGTCGTCCCGATACGTCCCAAAGCATTACACAAGCTGAATTCAGCGGTTAATGTACCTTCTCCCTTGAGAAATGTGGCTCAACCAAAATCGCCAAAATCATCTCCAATCTCTGTTGATGATGTTCCCGTCCCTGCTGACGGCCCAGACCTATCCTTTACCTTGGAAGCCACAAATCCAATTGAAATCAGAGGCGCACCGTCCCCGGACATGATCCCGCCTCGTTCACCGCCATCGCCTGACCTGTATGGGTCTGGGTCGCTTGAAAGACCACATTTTCCGGAACGCCCATCGCCACACTCGCCTGTAATGTATAATGAGATggacgatgacgacgacgagggTAGCCAAATTGATGAGAACGATGAGACCCGGTCCACGTATTCCTGGTCACGTTCTCCCACCCCGCCGCCCCGCCCCCTCCGGACGACTGAGTCGGATGTTTCGCTCAACTCTGCcgcatctccttctcctgcctTGGTCGCAGCGCCCCgggatgacgatgaggatgacggtGACCTGGCGCCAGCTGATGTTGCAGCAGAATCCGATGACTATGCGCGTTTTGTGGCGTCGATCAAGAATCGGGATCTCAACGAGGTTCGCGGGGAaattgatgatgagataCGGGTGTTGAACTCTGAGAACAGGGTCGCGATGAGAGACTCGGATGAGATTACCCAAAGTATGATTGCGCAAATCCAGGCAAGTCGTGTGCTTTTTCAGCGGGTtaaacaaaaagaagatattTGTGCTGAAACTTGACCCAAAACAGACTCTTCTGAGACATTTCGGTATTCCCTACATAACAGCACCCatggaagcagaagcacAATGTGCCAAATTGGCGCAGCTAGGTCTCGTAGACGGTATCATCACCGATGATTCTGACGTTTTCCTTTTCGGCGGTGGTCAGTGCTTCAAAAACATTTTCAACGACGCCAAATACGTAGAGTGTTTCCTGCTGGCAGATGTGGAAAGAGAATTGATGTTGACGCGCGAAAGATTGATTTCACTCGCGTATTTCCTGGGGAGCGATTATACGTTGGGATTACCTGGGGTCGGGCCTGTTATGGGTCTCGAGATCCTGGCGAATTTTCCCGGGGAGAGGGGTCTGTATGATTTTAAAGAATGGTGGGGACGAGTGCAAAGAGGAAATGatacagaagaagagagtggGACGAAATGGAGGAAATCGTTTAAAAGGAGATTCTTGAAGAGTATATACCTCACTGCAGATTGGCCTGACCCGCTTGTGGTGAGTTTTTGaccaaagaggaaaaaaaaacgagTGTTGATGATTGATTACACTGTGAATAGAGGGAAGCATACCTGTATCCAACCGTCGATGAATCGGAAGAGCCCTTCCATTGGGGATTCCCCAGACTTTCAGCCTTGCGAACGTGAGTAACGAAAAAGGACGGAGCAATCTATTTTGAATGCTGATAAAGCGTCCCGCCTTCCCCGTTTTCAGTTTTCTCCATGAAGAGTTATCTTGGTCGATATCCAAAGTGGACGACGAATTGACGCCTATCGTGCAACGTGTATCCCTACGGGGTAAACATGGGGCTTTGAATAAACAAGGGACGCTTGATCCGTTTTTTGATCTGTCTGCCGGAGCGGGACATTATGCGCCTAGAAAAAGAGGTATGAATGTTAGTAAACGGTTGATGGGGGTTATCAAGCAGTTTAAAGAGGCCGAAGCTAGGATTAGCAAGGGTGAGGATTTGGATGCGGGTGCGATACTCGCagaggaggacgacgaggagaaggtgaagggacgaggggaggagaaaggTAAAGTCAAGGGGAAACGAAAAgcggacgaggaagaggctggagatgatggaaaggagagcGGGAGCAACAgaaacagcaacagcaacagcaagaagaagaagacgagtgCGCAAAGGAGTAAGAGGGCTGGAACGGCTTCGAGCGTTGGAGATTCGGTGGCGTCAAGTGAAGGAAGGAGTCGGAGTACGAGTACGAGTGCACGAGGTAGAGCAGGATCGAGGAGTCGTGGTCGAGGGAGaggcaagggaaaaggagccGGTAATGAAGAGTAAGCCTTTTTTGGTGCACGTTTACTGTAGCGATTAGCATGTAGTAGTAtatatttttttttcaattAGCTGTTGTCGCAGCGTCGTCCTATTCCGGGGTAGCATATCTCGTGTATCCAATCAATTTTACTCTTCGTCGACTTGCTCCTTCCTAGCGACGTTTATACCACCAAGCTCCTTCTCAAGACCGCCGTAAGGGTAATCTCGGGCAATGGCTGGTCGTTCGGGGCGGGTCTTGATGAGGACGTAGGAGACGGCACCGACGAGGCCAAAGGCTGTGCAGAGCTgtaaaaaggaaaagagtgTCAATAGAGAGGGTTTCTTTTGGCAAGGTACATATAACACGCATGAAAAGACTTACCTGAAGGAGGGCGCTTTGCCAGGAAGTCTTGTGGACGTCAGGACCCCACATGCCGAGGACATCCTCGCTCTCGTGCACCTAGTAGAGGGTCATGAGCATGCTgtatgttttttttttttccacgAATTTGCGGGATATGTCGTATATGTGTCTATACGGCAGCACAAAACTTACCACTTCACCAAAGTTCTTGCGCTCCTGGATATCCCACCAGCCGAAAGGGTATCGGTTCTGCAAAGACTCGTTGGGGAGTTGAGGGTAGCCGTTCACTGTTCATCCGGAATAGCGTTAGTGTTGGTCTGTGAGCAGATGGCAGAGGTATGCCGACAGTCAAGAACGGAGAGACGTACATTGCGGGTCGACCTCCTCTCCGGTGGGCAAGGGGAAGTTTTCGTTTGCGATGGTGAGCtttgtggaggaggaggcgagGCGGGAAGCAATGGGGGCGATGCGACATGCTGCTGGGCGTGCTGTGCGGAGGAGGGCTGGGGCAAACATGGTGGCCGTATGAGAGTGAGTGTGAGTGTATGAGTGGGTGCTGAAACGGAGCATGCAAATGCACAAACCGGATTCGCAGACGCTTTTGGGGGATAGGCGCGGAAGGAGGGGAATGAAATAGGCAGGCGGAATGTAGGCGCGGGGAGTGGGATTCGAGGCGTGTTGTTGTCGATTATTTTTGTTTTTGAGTTGTTGCAGCCACATACCGCCCGCGATGTCCCTCCGTCTCCGTGAGTCTGGGATTTGActcccccctcccccctccGCACTGACCCCCCGCAGCAAGCCAGAACAAGTTCAGACCCGTGGCGAGGCCCGCCCAGCGCAAGccccccgccgccgccgccgcccgcCAGTCGCTCTCCCTCCTCGATGCCGCAGCTCGCCCGTCCCCCGCcgccccccgccccccctccGAGTCGCCGCAGCCGCCGACGCCGCAGACGGCGGAATTCCCCCCAACGCTGACTACAGTGGCGCAGCCCGCTGACCCCGCAGGATTCCCGCCCACACTGGCCACAGCCCTCGAATCCTCGCCGCCCCTCGTGGACCCTGTTCTTCTCGCCGAAGAGGCCGTCGCTTCCATTGCCTCATCCATGCCACCTCCAAGCGGCGAGATACGGCGCAGAGCAcctcgacgaagaagaatacCTGTATCCAGTACCGAAGCGGCCAAAAAGAAACGGGCAGGGAAGAGCCAGGGCACGGCAGCGTCGGCACCTCAGGCTGCGTCCGACGACGATTCGGTCAGCCATGCGGGATCCAAACGGGGCGCTTCGGTACTtggcgacgacgaagaagcgTCATTAGCAGGGTCAGTCTCCTCGTCGCGTGCGGGCTCACTTGCTCCAGGGCGCGCCAAGCGTGCGAAAAAGTCCCATGGCCCTCGGGTCGCTACGATTGCTCTTATCGATGTAGAGCCCGAAGAAATGGTAGGCAGTCCCGTCACGGAAGAGATGACCATGGGCGACCTCGCTACGGTACTCGTCTCGGAAGGCCGGGTATCCTCCCGCGCTATCAAAATCGATGAATTTCGACGAGCAGAAAtgctcaagaagaaggaggccGCCCAAAAGCGTGCCGAGGAAACTTGGAAGCGTAATCAAATCAAGAGACGTAAAGTCCGTGCCGCTCAAAACAAGGATAgggcaaagagaagagaggaaatCAGGAAACAAGGCGGGGACGAGATGGATGTCTCTCCTGACGAGGTGGattctgaagaagagtttgaagTGGCTCCCGACAGACTTACTCCTCCACGATCATcctcggaagaagggggagagCGTGCAGCAGCAGGTTTTGgccaagatgatgaagaagacggagcGGTCGAGTCAGATGTGCAAGACGTTGCTGCTGTAGACAATGGCCCCGTGGACGAAGAGGACCAGGCGTTTGAAAACATGTTTGGCGAGAACGCGCGTCCTAGCTCCCCTGCTCCTGAAGACAATGCAGTGCAGGATAACAAGGATGACAATGggggcgaggaggaggaagacgcCGCCACCGCCGCCCTTCGCGCTGCTGGCTTCACTGTCACGGATGACCCTGTATCTCCCCGGTTCAATGATGACGGGTGGGGTGATCCAGATAGAGCGGAAGAGTTTGACGTCGCAGATTATCGATTAGCATTGCAAGAGAGACGACTTCGAGAATTTAGGGAACGTGAGgcggatgatggtgatgtgGTGGAAGTTGACGATGAAACGCGTTTTGTCAATTCGGCAACGTACGGGAAGAATAGGAAATCTCAAAGGTGGTCAAAGATGGAAACAGAGCTGTTCTACGAGGTacattcctttttttttcgttttGATATTCTTACATCCCATGACCGACTGACtgacttccttcttttgcaCGGCTACAGATCTTGGGCGAGACTGGCGAAAACTATACTCTGATGAAGGCATATTTTCCCGGCCGTGATATCCGTTCACTTCGACTAAAAGGTGCGCGGGAAAACAAGGTGAATCCGGAAAAGATGACGGCTGCCATCATGGCGCGTAAACCACTCGGTGAGTGTTTTTAATAGTGTTTTTTCAAAACAAACACGCACGCACGCGCGGACCccgtttttttttgctgAAACTTGTAAATTTGTGGTTTACAGATAAAGATTACCTGGCAAAATCCGCGGGATACGACCCGAGTCGATCATGggacaaggaagaagctctcTTTGAGGAAGCCAAGGCCGATGTCGAGAGGTTGCGGAAACTCGATAGTGAGCAACCGCTCGGTAAAGATGCCGAAGATCTGGATGAGCCTTCTGGAGGTATGATGgaagcagatgatgatgatgatgacgatgatgttCTGAAGAGGATTGAGGAGACggatgtggaagaaggggaagatgatgggaagagtgaagatgaaaacGACGAGTAGGAGCTCGACGGGACATTGTAAATGAGGACAAAGATATCAAGTATAAAAAAGTATAATTCAATTTTCGATCATGATTAAAGAATCATGATTTAGACAATAAAAAGTTAACAGAGTTGGCAAATTTGTAGAAGCTTTATTTCCGGGTTTATCAGGTGTTGTATGCTTCAAAATGTTCTGACTTTTGAGTCTATGGTATGTATGTTTGTTTGTGATATTGCCCAAACAGTAACATGGTGCGAGGACACCAATTTCATGTCACTCGTCGCTATACATCTAGCATCAAAATTTCGTCTGGTAAGGATCGTTGTTATCTTTCATTCAATCATCGGTAATCAAAAAGCGGCGGCCCTCTCCCCGGCCTACACGCCCGCACCTGCCCGATCCATCTCACTCTCACAAATACCATTTCCCACCCAACcacactcttcttcctcacctACAAGTTTCCATCCAACGTCTCCAACCCAAGAccaccctccttccctctcttcgACTTGAACCCTACCCAACTTTTGTTCAGAAGCAGATTTGGGCAAATCCTTGATAACACCACGCAAAAATTCGATCGTAGGTCGAACATGCCATCGACGGTGTCTATCAGGTCCAAAGGGGGAAGGCGAATCAAAACTGCCTAAATGTCCGCCTTGCGCAACTCCCGCAAGTATCATGTGCGATGAAGCGCGGACTGCAGAATAGGGAAGGCAGTCTAAATCgttaaaaaaaaaagttagccaaagaaaaagaacgaaAGACTTTTAAAACAAGCGTCATAGAGGACTAACCACCTGATACTATGGGATCATCCAGAGCAGAAATAGCCAGCGTTGGCCTGGAGCACCAATCAATATACGTACCTAGCATCATAAGGAAAGTCTTATACTCACCTCTTGATGCGACCTATCCATCCACTGGGACAAGCCCACTCCAAGAATTGGTCCATGCCTTCAAAGGGGAAACAGGGCGCACTGCCGCCGACTTTTGTGACCACTAATTCGGTCACTTTACTGGCCCGAAGGGTCCACTTGTACTTGACTGAAGAGGATAGGGAGAGGATTTCTGGAATGTTGACATGCAAAggcgaggatggagatgatagCGGTGAATGGGGAAGTAAATGGGGAGAGATGGACTTGAGAATTTTGCGAGCCATTGTAAGGGAATAGAGACGAGGGAACAGATGGGCAGAGTCCAGCCTTGTAATGGTTGATTCAGCATAAAAAGGTGACTGATTGAGGGGGCGCGAGTACTTACTTGGCGCTCATTGCCTTTAGTTCCAAAGGACAATAGAGAACAACAGCGGCTCGTAAACGACTTTTATCGCCCTGTTCGCCAAGGTATCTCGTCATAACCGCTGCACCAAGAGAAAAGCCAACTCCGAGTAAAGGGGCATCGGGGAAGAGACTGGCGAGATATGTAGTAGCCGTGTGGTTGTCAATGGTGTTGCCAGAGCAGTAAAGGTGAGGAGAAGTCAGTGGAGTTGAGGCACATCCACGGAACTATGGACCGGTTAGTGTCTTTCCGTGTGTTCAAACTCTATTGGACCAACTCACATTGACTACAGCTGCTCGTCCTCCTAGACCTCCTTCAGCAATGGGCTTGGTGAGCCAAACGACCAAATTCCTCACATAGCTTTCATGACTGCCCCCGGTCAGGCCATGgttgacgacgatgacTGGGGCATCATCTGCCAGTTCAATAGTGAGTGGCGGATAGACATCAACCCCGCTGATTCCGTTGTCAGTATTGTTCACGGACAGGGCTCTACTATCACACCTGAAGTCTGATCGACCCACATTGTTCCTCCATCGGGAAGTCGAAGAAGCTGTCTGTTTATTGTAATATCAGCCTCGTGTCATTCGGTGATGGATTCGCTTTGATCCCACAAAAGGTCACCGTCCTTGCCGCCAAGTCGCGTACCCCACTTACCTCTGATACGTTACATGGTCATCCATCGAAAAGTCTGCCAATGCCGAATAAATCGTTTGAGCATGACCACTTCATACTCATTGGTTAGTCCCTTCTACACTTGCCTGCTCCGCTATCCCAACACGTACTTCGGCAACCACCAGCTAGCTGTGAAGCCCTCCTTTAGGCTTTTGCACCACCTATGGACGAGCTCTTCAGTCGTCTCTCCATGGGCGCCTACCTCTTCTCTGCGAGTAGGCCCCGTAATAGTGATGGGTGCATAACGTTGAGAGAGTATGTGGTGTACTGCCCAAAGTATGAATATAGCGCAGCATGTCCCGAGAGGAAGGGTCTGATACAAGTTTGATAAGGAAAAAGGAGCGCGGAAAGGTGGGTCCATTGAACGATGGACCGTGTGTTCGTTAGTATCTGTAGAGTGGGGATGTGAGTGGATTGATAAAGATGAAATGAATATCGCAATTataaagggaaaagaaagtgTATTATGGATGCGTGGGAATGTTTTATTGGCTTTTCATTTTTGGTTTCTTTCTCGGTGGCTGTAAAAATGGTGCAGTGATCTGAAACTGATGCGTTGAGTTACAGGGAAAAGATACCCCAGATAAGGACGGAGAGATCGGCGACGCATTACGATATTTATTTAACATCTCATTATTTTGAGTTGATTAGAAAAGTAACGGGAAACTACAAGCCGCAAATACACTTCTGGACACCTCTAATTACAAACTCATGGCAGCCTATTACAAATTGCAAATACATTAGCGCCCAATAAAGGGACAACCCAATCTCAATAAGGTACGAACAAGAAGATAAGGAAAGGATCGACGAAGGCGACCGTCAACAGATCAGTTCTCTCAAACGCGATGGACGCCCTCCTTTCACGTAAGGAACAACGAACGAATGGACTTTCAGGTTGAGTGACAGGACCTTGTTTATTCTTAATAATAGCCAAGCATAATCCCCCTTACCAAATTTTGATCAGTCCTGAGTTGTTTACAACTTCATAAACGCCACTACGGTGCACAGGATCGTGAAATGTTATGGAACTTGAATCGACGGAGCGTGTATCTTACGCCATGTTTGTTATAGTATTTCACTGCCGGCGGCCTCTTGAAATGTTCCCCCCCCCCCAGGTTCATAGATCTATAGTACAGCTTGCGTCGTGTACGCCGAGTGCAGCGTATTAGATGATTATTATATGCGTACTACTAGTTCATGTGCcaacaaaaaaaatcgTGTATAACATCTATTGATAATACAACTTCGAATCGCGATACTTCGAGATGTTCTGTATCTTCGCAAACCGtccctccgcctcttctctaAAAATTTTCAATTGTTCAAGATACAAGTCCTGCACACGTCCATGCACTTCCGCGTGCAATAATCGCTGTCGCTCTTCTAGTACAATACGATACTTATGTTGGAGATATAGGAAGTACGGCCCTAGGACATCTTGATGAACGTTTGATCAGCATTGACCCTCATAAGACCGATATTCCAAATAGTGGTTAAAGAAAACACTCTAGGAAGCATAATAACCAAGGAATAAAAGCCATGCTTTGTATATCCCTGAATCCAACAATGATGGGACTCACTTTGACAATTCCAATATTTGATCACTTGATCCAAACCTGCTAATGCCATATTGTAGATTAAATCTGAGTCGTCCCAAaactctttcctcattctcGATAACTCCAATGCACTTTCACCCAGTCAGTCGGCATACGCATGTCGGTGAACACTTTGACTTACCTCGAAACTTGCATGACATACCACCATGTATAAAGAGGTCTCTGTCGTACCCCTGGTACACCAGGTCGATCGCCCGCTAGTGCTTTGAAAAAAGTGACCTCGTTTCGGAACCACCGTCGTAAAGCTTGAGAGTCCATCACACCCAAAACACGTCGGATGACTAGCAGTTAAAGGACGTCAGCTGAGACTTGCATTGTCTTGACGAAAAAACTAACACATTGCCCAATCGGCGCTCTGCCAGATATAAATTTTCAGAACTCCGGCATCGATGAAGACTTGTATGTCGTCTTCTACGGCCCGCAGTTCGCGTACGACATCTAGCTTGCAGTCGACATTTAGAGGTTGATTGTTGACAACAAAGTGCCTGCACAGCCATGCGCAATCAGCCCATATTGACTGATTATACAAATTTATCGGGCTTACCAGAGACTTATGACGCGATGATAGAGAGCCCACGGCGTTGTCTTACCTTGTTCCCCATCTCCTGCCTCAATGACTGCCATTTCTCcgggaaaaaaaagccTAAACTGAGAAAGGGTCTTGGCATCAGCAAACGTAGAAAATCTCCAATACTGGTGTCATCACCAGACTTACCCGTTCAGGATGGCTGATTTCTAGATTATAAGAATTTTTTCCAACCATGAAGCGCCACAATGAAAGAGTGGCCGAGATGCTGCTAGCGGCCCAAAGcattctcctcatctcttctttccatacATCTCCTTCCGACCAATGAGTCGCCCACGCGGGTACCTGCGCCCATTTCGTGATAGATGGCTCCAACTGAACTTCTCTCTCACTCGCGGTAGTTGCAAGGACAGTTGAATGCGCTAATCTTGGCAAACCAGTAATCGATGTAGATACTCGAACATCGTCTGCATCGAGCCTACTGGAGAAAACGGACAATCCTATGCCGTCAAGCATCAGAACCGCATCACCTAAGCGATCTGTGGTGTGTTCGACGTGTGGCTGCATCTCAAAGGtagcgatgatgatagcTGCCGCTACAAGGCTGGGGTCCTGAGAGCCTGCGCTGATACAATAGTTCAATATGCTCTGGGCTTCGCGCTGGAACAAAAGCGCGAGTTGTTGACCTTCCGGTGTATGGCCCTTTTGCAAAAGGGTGACAAGGCTAAGGATAGAGAGTAGAACGTGGGGGGCGGCACGAAGAGACGTGGTCTTGTACTCAAGGGCATTTGAATACGAGGCTTGAGAGAAAAGCGAGGAAAAAA
The nucleotide sequence above comes from Cryptococcus neoformans var. grubii H99 chromosome 1, complete sequence. Encoded proteins:
- a CDS encoding anon-23da protein yields the protein MDPPFRAPFSLSNLYQTLPLGTCCAIFILWAVHHILSQRYAPITITGPTRREEVGAHGETTEELVHRWCKSLKEGFTASWWLPNGHAQTIYSALADFSMDDHVTYQRQLLRLPDGGTIGVDVYPPLTIELADDAPVIVVNHGLTGGSHESYVRNLVVWLTKPIAEGGLGGRAAVVNFRGCASTPLTSPHLYCSGNTIDNHTATTYLASLFPDAPLLGVGFSLGAAVMTRYLGEQGDKSRLRAAVVLYCPLELKAMSAKLDSAHLFPRLYSLTMARKILKSISPHLLPHSPLSSPSSPLHVNIPEILSLSSSVKYKWTLRASKVTELVVTKVGGSAPCFPFEGMDQFLEWACPSGWIGRIKRPTLAISALDDPIVSGDCLPYSAVRASSHMILAGVAQGGHLGSFDSPSPFGPDRHRRWHVRPTIEFLRGVIKDLPKSASEQKLGRVQVEEREGGWSWVGDVGWKLVGEEEECGWVGNGICESEMDRAGAGV
- a CDS encoding NADH dehydrogenase (ubiquinone) 1 beta subcomplex 8 yields the protein MFAPALLRTARPAACRIAPIASRLASSSTKLTIANENFPLPTGEEVDPQLNGYPQLPNESLQNRYPFGWWDIQERKNFGEVVHESEDVLGMWGPDVHKTSWQSALLQLCTAFGLVGAVSYVLIKTRPERPAIARDYPYGGLEKELGGINVARKEQVDEE
- a CDS encoding transcription factor TFIIIB component b'' produces the protein MPPPSGEIRRRAPRRRRIPVSSTEAAKKKRAGKSQGTAASAPQAASDDDSVSHAGSKRGASVLGDDEEASLAGSVSSSRAGSLAPGRAKRAKKSHGPRVATIALIDVEPEEMVGSPVTEEMTMGDLATVLVSEGRVSSRAIKIDEFRRAEMLKKKEAAQKRAEETWKRNQIKRRKVRAAQNKDRAKRREEIRKQGGDEMDVSPDEVDSEEEFEVAPDRLTPPRSSSEEGGERAAAGFGQDDEEDGAVESDVQDVAAVDNGPVDEEDQAFENMFGENARPSSPAPEDNAVQDNKDDNGGEEEEDAATAALRAAGFTVTDDPVSPRFNDDGWGDPDRAEEFDVADYRLALQERRLREFREREADDGDVVEVDDETRFVNSATYGKNRKSQRWSKMETELFYEILGETGENYTLMKAYFPGRDIRSLRLKGARENKVNPEKMTAAIMARKPLDKDYLAKSAGYDPSRSWDKEEALFEEAKADVERLRKLDSEQPLGKDAEDLDEPSGGMMEADDDDDDDDVLKRIEETDVEEGEDDGKSEDENDE
- a CDS encoding DNA excision repair protein ERCC-5, which produces MGVKGLWSLLNPVARPVQIEGMEGKRLAIDSSIWLYQFQATMRDKDGRVLVNAHVLGFLRRINKLLFHGIKPVFVFDGGAPALKRSTIAERKRKKTGAAANHAKVAEKLFAAQMRREAVKAAQVAQEQKEAKAAAEAAAEYARRYPDEAGEQIAEGAVYLEDLEGRAGPSRPRSPGPAQSEGADPSAVPTDPEKRRKYFKKHDPYRLPAAEMPTVSTSDRPDARLATEEELKQFIDEVHPEDIDIESAEFRALPTEVQYEIIGDLRIRSRQQSHRRLADMLRAAPTPLDFSKAQIKHLSQRNALTQQLLTVTDMVGKAHLTIPVRIAAERNREYVLVKKDETEGGGWALGIREGSKEKPIEVEPTEPKTESEDDSDIELVSPPPQAAMDQDLREYRRQQVLEAIAARYAPKRPARAPLDVAVTPFGPSRTASSKPLFDVDGEGEEEVVPTANDEALALALQQEELGDDEMEVDEDLAKALALSRRDAERKSRSENEGFRVVGVEKDELIEEEDGDMEEVDLVPSGTVTPAQVDVEAEASEDEDEFEEVDTSSTTLSSSRVSLGASIAPGMETLEIAATHPNSTRMINPIVVDDDDDDDDEGDPVVSTFTEKGGPVYRPPTASDLPERAAQSSGEQALPAISSLPQMSQSTVVPIRPKALHKLNSAVNVPSPLRNVAQPKSPKSSPISVDDVPVPADGPDLSFTLEATNPIEIRGAPSPDMIPPRSPPSPDLYGSGSLERPHFPERPSPHSPVMYNEMDDDDDEGSQIDENDETRSTYSWSRSPTPPPRPLRTTESDVSLNSAASPSPALVAAPRDDDEDDGDLAPADVAAESDDYARFVASIKNRDLNEVRGEIDDEIRVLNSENRVAMRDSDEITQSMIAQIQTLLRHFGIPYITAPMEAEAQCAKLAQLGLVDGIITDDSDVFLFGGGQCFKNIFNDAKYVECFLLADVERELMLTRERLISLAYFLGSDYTLGLPGVGPVMGLEILANFPGERGLYDFKEWWGRVQRGNDTEEESGTKWRKSFKRRFLKSIYLTADWPDPLVREAYLYPTVDESEEPFHWGFPRLSALRTFLHEELSWSISKVDDELTPIVQRVSLRGKHGALNKQGTLDPFFDLSAGAGHYAPRKRGMNVSKRLMGVIKQFKEAEARISKGEDLDAGAILAEEDDEEKVKGRGEEKGKVKGKRKADEEEAGDDGKESGSNRNSNSNSKKKKTSAQRSKRAGTASSVGDSVASSEGRSRSTSTSARGRAGSRSRGRGRGKGKGAGNEE